A window of the Bacillus andreraoultii genome harbors these coding sequences:
- a CDS encoding YhcN/YlaJ family sporulation lipoprotein yields the protein MKKHLLLLCLACIISLTGCRSNIESMDNAKNEKDNQLMNVKNTTIHEVNREDSEAVSKHLANLAASVPNVNDATAVALGRFAIVGIDVDKDLDRSKVGTIKYTVAESLKKDPYGANAIVVADPDFSARIKEIKEDIQNGKPVHGILNELSDIVGRIIPEVPGDLKDPIIEQRTEEPKRQGNHIDQEKIDKEQKKQSNYHKK from the coding sequence ATGAAGAAACACTTATTGTTATTATGTTTAGCTTGCATCATTTCTTTGACTGGTTGTCGTAGCAATATCGAATCAATGGACAACGCGAAAAACGAAAAAGACAACCAATTGATGAATGTTAAAAACACGACAATTCATGAGGTTAATCGAGAAGATAGTGAAGCGGTATCAAAACATTTAGCAAATTTAGCGGCGAGTGTCCCGAATGTTAATGATGCAACAGCAGTAGCTCTTGGAAGATTCGCCATTGTAGGGATTGATGTAGACAAAGACTTAGATCGTTCAAAAGTCGGAACAATAAAATATACAGTCGCAGAAAGTTTAAAAAAGGATCCCTATGGCGCAAATGCAATTGTTGTTGCCGACCCTGACTTTTCTGCACGTATTAAAGAAATTAAAGAAGATATTCAAAACGGTAAACCCGTTCATGGAATCTTAAATGAGCTTTCTGATATTGTCGGTCGAATTATTCCCGAAGTACCAGGTGACCTAAAAGATCCAATCATTGAACAACGAACGGAAGAACCGAAACGTCAAGGTAATCATATTGACCAAGAAAAGATTGATAAAGAACAAAAAAAGCAATCCAATTATCACAAAAAATAA
- a CDS encoding YlaI family protein, which yields MKVQCVICDKLEEIDNDTPLAKKLRNRPIHTFMCQQCHDRIKERTEARIATGRFRLYRSNDKEDEW from the coding sequence ATGAAAGTTCAATGTGTGATTTGTGATAAACTTGAAGAAATTGACAACGATACACCACTAGCAAAAAAATTAAGAAATCGTCCGATCCACACGTTTATGTGTCAACAATGTCATGATCGTATTAAAGAACGAACAGAGGCAAGAATTGCTACAGGAAGATTTCGTTTGTACCGATCTAATGATAAAGAAGATGAATGGTGA
- a CDS encoding YlaH-like family protein, producing the protein MGLLENRLSVFAAIYKVDTNPELGMWLLYGTIVLLSIIAYKLGFAHKLPMLKSLIVYIFLLLGCTILSFLGVFLPVAEGLIVICLVLLIYRIRRHTDQRKTVDL; encoded by the coding sequence ATAGGGTTGTTAGAAAATCGTCTTTCAGTCTTTGCGGCTATTTATAAAGTTGATACGAATCCAGAGTTGGGAATGTGGTTACTTTATGGTACGATTGTACTACTGAGTATTATCGCATACAAATTAGGTTTTGCTCATAAACTCCCTATGTTAAAGTCTCTTATTGTTTATATCTTTTTATTGCTTGGATGCACGATATTAAGCTTTTTAGGGGTGTTTTTACCTGTTGCAGAAGGTTTGATTGTTATTTGTCTTGTGTTATTAATTTACCGCATTCGAAGACATACCGATCAACGTAAAACGGTCGATTTATAG